In Euphorbia lathyris chromosome 2, ddEupLath1.1, whole genome shotgun sequence, the sequence AGTGTAGCTTGATTTTGCAGGATACGAAGCTCCAAACTTAAGGTATgatttctctttcttttcccCTATTGTGAAAATTAGGTTTTATTCGTGCAGAAGATATCATCAATCGAAATGGTTTTGTTTgccaatttgttaattaacacTGTTATGTTGGAAAAATAGTTTAACCTGTGGACTGGATAGCCGGATAATTGTTCTTTCTATGCCTCTATGATCtaacttttggtttgttattgtTGAGCTCTGAGAATTTCTATTGTatagttttctgttttaaaGGTAATGATGATAATTGAGAGCTGATACCAGCTATTTTGTACCTTGAAGGAAGCTTGCAGACAAAATTGCAGCTGCTGGATTTTATGTTGTAGTTCCAGACTTCTTCAATGGAGATCCCTATTGTCCTGATAATGCAGAGAGACCTGTCCTAGTTTGGTTAAAGGATCATGGAGCGGTAATTTTTGGACATCTTCTGTAGTTACTCCTATTTTCTAATATGTGCACTTGAGTTTATTGttctttgttttaatttgaatcAAATCTATGAGACTTTCCCAAAACATTTGGGTTAGTTTTTTGCTCAGAGAAGTTGCTGCTTGGGATTTCATTTTCAAAATTGATGACgttgttttattattttctgaGCATCTAGTTTTTCCCAAAGATGTTGCGACAAAATATCCAAAACTAATGACTCGATTTTGTAATAGTTCATATTGTTTTTGAGTTTCGACTTTGGATGATGAAAATGCCAATTTCTCAAATAATCAGAAGCTTACCTTTTTCCTTACAGGATAAGGGCTTTGAAGATGCAAAACCTGTGATCCAAGCTCTAAAGAACAAAGGAATAACAGCAATTGGTGCTGCAGGATTTTGTTGGGGCGGTAGGCTATATATGCTTAATCTTATATAAATCATCATGAATCATAATTTCTTTGGTTTGAATCTATGCTGCACTTGGTCTGAGTCTCCTACTATCCACTAATGCCTTATGCTTTATTCACAGCCAAGGTAGTGGTTCAACTAGCAAAACGTGAGTTCATCCAAGCTGCTGTGCTGCTGCACCCTTCATTCGTTAGTGTAGACGATATCAAGGGTAAGTTTTGTGCCTAAATATTGTAGGCTATCTCCGATTCCTAGTTTAACGCATTCTCATTTTTCCAGGAAATAATTTAAAATGCTTAAGGATTATTTGACATATTCATTGATTTACGAAATGCCCTATCATGTTTAATGTTGTGTTGAACTTTCAATTTCCAGAGGCCCGTTATATTTTACTTAGGCACAGATTTGCCACTTACAATATTCTTCCTCCTTGAATGTCAACTCTTGTTCCTATTTTGTATCATTTGTGAAAAACTTTATATGCTTTCTTCTTTCCTTATGGTAATGTAGAGTTGATTACTTATTGTATTTTGAATTACTTGCAGCGGTTGAGGTTCCTATTGCGGTACTAGGAGCAGAAATCGACCACCTTTCCCCACCGGCTCTTCTGAAACAGTTTGAAGAAGTCCTAAATGCAAagcctgaggtaagaagactcCTATTCATTAGGGGTTACAATTTCTGACACGATGACAATATGTACAAAGATAATCCAACTTAGCGACACGATTCACACAATTATCATTTTCTAGCCAATTACTTCAATTGCATCTAATAATCCTCTCATGTGCGAACTTGGAAGACATATCTTCGCACTCGAGTTAGTTATTCAGATTGTTAATCAAATGATAATTTGTTGTGTTGTTTACAGGTTAACTGCTATGTGAAGATATTCCCCAAGGTTTCCCATGGATGGACTGTAAGGTATGATGTTGAAGATGAAAATGCTGTCAAGTGTGCAGAGGAGGCCCATGGAAACATGTTAGAGTGGTTTACCAACCATGTTAAGTAGAAAGTTACTCGATTTCAAGTCATAGAGAGAGAGATATATGAACTACTTTCTTGGCTGGTTGAAAACTACTGCTTTGTTATCATGATGCACGTTTTAAActtgaataaagttttgttTGGCAATAGGCTGTATGTattaatattttcttcattATCAGGCACCCTAATTGGGTTAGTATCATATTCGTGTTTTTACTATCTCGGTTAATAATGGTGATATTTAAAAATACAAAGTAAACATAGCTTTTACCAATTATATCATTTTCGGACTGATTATCTAAAAGTTCGATTATGAACATTTTATCCATTTATATATTGGAATCGTGTAATCTGACTTAAATCTATTTAATGAACATTTAATCCACTTAAATATTGGAGTCCTGTAATGTGTTCATATGTCACGTATAATTTAGTAATAAAAACATATTAAGTAATCTTGTAATGTGTTCATATGTCACGTATAATTTAGTAATAAAAACATATCAAGTTAATTTCGCGTTAACTcaaaaatgatttatttatttaataaaatacgTATATACATAAGGGTCTTTGTACATAATTGCCATGTCCAATTAATTCCCTAGCATCACTGATTCAAGTTCGATTTGCCAGAGAGGCTTCAACGTTAATTCGGGCCTCCAtgttaataaaaaagaaacttGGTTCTAATATAGAATCCATTTAAGGAATGGAATATAATATTCTGTTCTGATTATAACATGGGATCCACCAATCTTAGAGTGATTTTGCCTTCTAACTGTTATTCTATTCCTATATTTATGGAAGAGGAAATCTCTATCAacttataaaataaaatgatagcTTATTCTATCCATTttcaacaaaaataaattattttattgtttctttatatgataaattatagGAGGGTGcttttttttcaagtttttttttaatatatatgtagttGCGATTTTCGTACCAAACATATGTCAATAGGTGTTtggtaaaaaaattcaaacaataAATGATAAGCTTAATGTATATTTACATATGTTTTGACTATTAGCActatgaacttttaaaataacatattacACATTTATATATAGTTAGCTTTAAAAAC encodes:
- the LOC136219823 gene encoding endo-1,3;1,4-beta-D-glucanase-like, whose translation is MSGPQCCDNPPTLSPTSGAGHVEKFAGLDTYVTGSSDSKLAILLISDIFGYEAPNLRKLADKIAAAGFYVVVPDFFNGDPYCPDNAERPVLVWLKDHGADKGFEDAKPVIQALKNKGITAIGAAGFCWGAKVVVQLAKREFIQAAVLLHPSFVSVDDIKAVEVPIAVLGAEIDHLSPPALLKQFEEVLNAKPEVNCYVKIFPKVSHGWTVRYDVEDENAVKCAEEAHGNMLEWFTNHVK